The Pochonia chlamydosporia 170 chromosome 3, whole genome shotgun sequence genome contains the following window.
AGCCCCACGGCTAGAAGATACTACCATTACTCgcttgttcttttctttccatTTCACGTCTCTTCCTTTTTTCCTTTCAACCTGTAGTACGTTTATGTTAACATTGGCCCTGTTAATTTCccgttttcttcttctcttcccttcTCAATCCGTTGTTGGAGCGTTTGGGATTGTTGGCTGCTGAGCATGTGCATTAATCAGCCTTGACATACTCCTCGCCCAGAGTCGTTAGCGAGCACATCGATTTGAGATTTGGAGATTGTTTTTTACTTTAAAGCTCATTACAATCGAACAAGGGTCAATGGTCATGGATCGGCGTTGGGGGATTGGATCTGATATTTGGTTGCTTTTTTCCCaggatgatgttggtttggttgatTGACTCAGAGAGCTGATGATGGCAGAAgtatgcatgcatgcatgatGTTTGGCAAAGTAAGCCCATACCCATCAGGCGTTTGTTGCCGTGTATTGCGGGCGGTATACATTGATATACCTGAGTCCCGAACTGCACCTGTCTTTCCTTACGATATGCATTCGGTCTGGAGGCCTCTGGCGAAGGTCTGGCTGTGCCAGCGGGACAATTTTGTATTTCTTTAACACATAACTCTAAATAGGAGTTGGCACTGACGGGGTTAGCCCGTTTCATGTGTGAATTGACACGACACCCGAAGCCGTGTCTGTGAAGATTGTTGCTCCATGagcctggtgttgttggGATATCATGCCAAGTGAAACTAGGCCTGCTTGTAGTTGTACTGTTAATTCCTCGGTATAACTCTTATGGCTATGAAGTAAGAGAAGCCAGAGGATTGTTGGGTGAACACCCCCTTCATTAACCTGTTCAAAACCAGAGAAGATTCGTGCTGCATGGTAAGTAACGGCGAGAACCACACGTGAATGCTGATTGATGTGATGGTGCTTTTGTCATATTCTATAGCAGCCTAGTTTCTTGCCCGTGAATATATCGACAAGGCCAGTATCAAGCAGTTCACGACACGCAGCATTTGCAAACGAAAACCTGTCAATGATTCGACTTTGAACATTAAATAGCTATGGCATGTTTATCCAAGGAATTGTCGatccttcttcctcccaacatcatccaaacCTCCAACGAACCTTCAACAGCCTTTCTCCCCCTATCTCTCAACACCTAAGAGTAGCAAACAAACATGACGCACAATCACGAGCCTCCCACTCCGTCAACATTATATACCACCTTGGATCTCACGTCCGACTTTGCCACATTCACCGAAACCCTCACGCACCGCCAACACATCCTCCGAAACGCCCACCTCACTAATACCGAGTCCGACGCAGATGTCGCCAGCACAACTGCCTCATACGCATCCCTCTTCCAAGACCAACTGATTCAGCAGTCTGAGCGCGTCAATCATGCTCGTTAGGAACGAGACCGTCAACGTGGCAGGAGTGCTCTTAGGAAACGTAGATCTCTGCGCGTATCGAGGGATTATGTGATGAGCAAGATATGGGATATGATTGATCGTGTTAATGGGCTTTATGGCACGGAGGACGAGCAGCGGTGGgtggagaggttggagagGGTGAATAGGGAGATTGAGAGGCTGTGGGATGAGAATAGGGGAGTGGTGGAGGGCGCGGAACCGAGGTATTTGGAGGGGTTTCCGGTGAGAGTGAGGTTTGGGCCGCCTGTTGCGAGGGGGCCTTTGAGGAAGGGGGTTGAGAGGAAGATGCGTAGCTGTTTGGGGTGTGTGGTTGAGGGGCTGAGATGTTCGCTTGGGGAGGGGGGGTGTTTGAGGTgtgagaggagaggagaggtTTGTaggagggaggaggggaatgaggttggtgatgaagggGAGGTTGAAAGGGTTGGGAAGGTGAGTTTTGCGCCGGTGTGGCCGGGGAAGGGGGAGATGGATTGTGTTTTGTGGAGATGTTTGGGAAATAATGTGTGATGGTGTTTAGGGTTATGGTTATGTTGTGAGTTGTAAGTGTGTGGTGTATGTGTTTGCTGTTGCGAGTGTGGATGTCATGTGGGATATGAATTTGGCTGTAGGAGTAGAGTGTTAACATCTCAAGCGTAATTTGAGACTGTACGAAGCCCGAGTTGATGTGTTACTGAGTAAAAGTGAGCCTGGgctcatcgtcgtcatgatGTATGTTGTTGTTCTGTTCAGATCATTGAGCTCATTCCTCACATTGATAATAACACAGCGTCGTTACGTGCATCTGTGTACAAGTTTGTTAGCTTCTCAGAACAAGTATATTTCTTTCCGCATGAAATTACATCATATTGCCTTAATTATTTGCATTTACCTCCTACAGGTGAACGACATGCGGCAGACAATCCCTCAATTATCACCTACATACAGCTCCCAGTGAGCCACAATACTGAGGCGTCTGCGGTGAAGCTCACCGATTAAATAATCCCAATCCCTCCACTCATTCAATCCATTGGGCATCATACATTCCATTGCATCATCCATGCCGTCGACTTATTAATTGACCTGAAACCTTGTTCAAGCTACATCTCCTCCCGACCCCGCCAACCGCACAACATCACCCCTTCACCCCTTCACCATGAACACCATGCCTCCACCAGATCTATCATCCTACCGTCTATCAGACGAGGAATCGCAACGCATCTTCAACACGGAAATCCTACCCGCCGAATTCCACAACCTCTCCCACAATGCCCAAACCCAAGCACCACCACTCGCCGTCCTAGCCGTCGGCCAAACAGGCGCAGGCAAGACTCGCCTCTCGCCAGCCATCCTCTCAgccttccatctcatccgGGGCGCTCCCGCGCATCTCATCGCCGACACATACAAGACATACCATCCCGAGTATACGCGTCTCATGCTCTCAACGCCTCATCTAGCGTCCCCTGCTACCGGCACAGACGCGAGGAAATGGCTCGCCATGGCATCAGAGGAGGTTGTTCGGCGGAAATTAGACGTCTTGTTGGAGAGTGCGTGTCGCCACCCCGATGATTTTGTGCAGTTGGCTCGTATTTTCAGCGAGGCAGGATATCGTGTGGAagttgtgttgttggcggtTCCAGCTGCGCTGAGTAGGTTGGGGATACTGGTGAGGTTCTACGAGA
Protein-coding sequences here:
- a CDS encoding zeta toxin family protein (similar to Metarhizium acridum CQMa 102 XP_007811340.1), with translation MNTMPPPDLSSYRLSDEESQRIFNTEILPAEFHNLSHNAQTQAPPLAVLAVGQTGAGKTRLSPAILSAFHLIRGAPAHLIADTYKTYHPEYTRLMLSTPHLASPATGTDARKWLAMASEEVVRRKLDVLLESACRHPDDFVQLARIFSEAGYRVEVVLLAVPAALSRLGILVRFYEKLPEGQSRNLPVRLTPAKVHDDSYAGLVDAARFLDESAVADQVLVVRRGNFVAYGDVKGQDGKMVDGGVEGALRKERERPLTAQEMKTALDDVQKMSTHEDAAEQVEQVRGMLRPLIQGDNQDGWAELKPVTFGKVGEEAGGIFNVLRLGQL